The following coding sequences are from one Primulina eburnea isolate SZY01 chromosome 15, ASM2296580v1, whole genome shotgun sequence window:
- the LOC140813882 gene encoding serine/threonine-protein kinase BSK2-like, with the protein MGCLQSKTANVHSPDQESSQPDSKPDLGNGDTVDQDQVPAFKEFGLAELRAATNGFSSELIVSESGEKAPNVVYRGKLRSNRLVAIKRFSKQSWPDAQQFVAEAAGVGKVRHKRLVNLIGCCVGGDERLLVAEYMPNDTLSKHLFHWDKQPLPWEMRVRVAYHIGQALDHCNSENLKIYHDLNAYRVLFDEDGDPRLSSFGLMKNSRDGKSYSTNLAYTPPEFLRTGRVIPESVIYSYGTVLLDLLSGKHIPPSHALDLIRGKNVLLLTDSSLEGQYANDDAAALVELASKCLQYEARERPDFKFVLTAAARLQKQKEVASHVLMGFTRTPVVLPTMFSPLGKACARIDLSAVHDILHKTGYKDEEGTDNELSFQEWTQQVQDMLNTKKFGDIAFRDKDFKNAVDYYSKLVSMISVPSGTVFVRRAFSYLMIGQPELALRDAMQAQVCLPEWPTAFYMQALALSKLGMESDAQDMQNDGASFETKKQNSWPS; encoded by the exons ATGGGTTGTTTGCAGTCCAAAACTGCCAATGTCCACTCCCCTGATCAGGAATCTTCACAGCCCGACTCAAAACCGGATCTGG GGAATGGTGACACAGTGGATCAAGATCAAGTCCCTGCATTCAAAGAATTTGGGCTTGCAGAACTTCGTGCAGCAACAAATGGATTCAGCAGTGAGCTGATAGTTTCAGAGAGTGGGGAAAAGGCACCTAACGTTGTCTATAGAGGGAAACTTCGAAGTAATCGGCTTGTTGCTATTAAGCGCTTCTCAAAGCAGTCGTGGCCTGATGCTCAGCAGTTTGTG GCAGAAGCTGCTGGGGTTGGCAAGGTTAGACATAAGAGATTAGTGAACTTAATTGGATGTTGTGTAGGAGGGGATGAACGCCTGTTAGTTGCCGAATACATGCCCAATGATACACTTTCAAAGCATCTCTTTCACT GGGATAAACAGCCTTTGCCATGGGAAATGCGCGTGAGAGTTGCATACCATATAGGACAAGCTCTTGACCACTGCAATTCAGAAAATCTCAAAATCTATCACGACTTAAATGCTTACAGAGTTCTTTTTGATGAG GATGGTGACCCCCGACTATCCAGTTTTGGCTTGATGAAAAACAGTAGGGATGGAAAGAGTTATAGCACCAATTTAGCTTACACTCCTCCTGAGTTTTTGCGTACAG GCAGGGTGATCCCAGAGAGTGTGATATATAGCTACGGAACCGTTCTTCTGGACCTTCTGAGTGGAAAGCATATCCCACCTAGCCAT GCATTAGATTTGATCAGAGGAAAAAATGTTCTGCTGCTAACGGACTCGTCTCTGGAAGGTCAATATGCTAATGACGATGCTGCTGCATTGGTTGAACTTGCCTCAAAGTGCCTCCAATATGAGGCCAGAGAAAGGCCTGATTTCAAGTTTGTTCTTACGGCTGCTGCACGTCTTCAAAAGCAAAAGGAG GTTGCATCACATGTACTAATGGGTTTCACAAGAACCCCTGTGGTTCTTCCGACCATGTTTTCTCCTCTTGGAAAGGCTTGCGCGAGGATTGACCTTTCTGCCGTTCATGACATCTTGCACAAAACAGGCTATAAAGATGAAGAGGGTACAGACAATGAG CTTTCTTTCCAAGAATGGACGCAACAAGTTCAGGATATGCTGAATACTAAGAAATTTGGCGATATTGCATTTAGAGACAAAGATTTCAAGAATGCAGTTGACTACTACTCCAAG CTAGTATCGATGATATCTGTTCCCTCTGGCACGGTTTTTGTGAGACGGGCGTTTTCCTACTTGATGATAGGCCAACCAGAACTAGCATTGAGAGACGCTATGCAGGCTCAAGTTTGCTTGCCTGAGTGGCCTACAGCCTTCTACATGCAAGCTCTGGCCCTTTCTAAACTCGGAATGGAGTCCGATGCTCAAGATATGCAAAACGACGGAGCCTCGTTCGAAACTAAGAAGCAAAATAGTTGGCCTAGCTAA
- the LOC140813521 gene encoding putative ABC transporter C family member 15 — MVLEEILFSSSHFEFNRFRIAWPELISPCFWEDASITLQLGFLALLSFHFVKHVASICAGRKKVNGVEKYPTDYRYGFSYKLSIICSIIMLGIHCVMVLVLQRRTITQCESTVPFVVSRIMQVVSWVITLIVLYRIRNRTHLKFPWILRFWWTSSFLLSLARVVVDVHCITTNNDRLRMQDYADMIGFLASVCLLGVSIRGKTGIGYGSLADFTVPLINGVKEKLAGVERESPYGSASLVQLVTFSWLNPLFDLGIKKPIDQDEVPDVDVKDSAGFLSKDFDECLEYVKKNDKTATPSIYKAMYLFARKKAAINALFAITSAATSYVGPYLINDFVSFLNNKKFRTIESGYLLALGFLGAKVVETIAQRQWIFGARQLGLRLRAALISHIYKKGLILSSQSRQSRTSGEIMNYMSVDVQRITDFVWYLNTLWMLPIQISLALYILHMNLGMGALVSLAVTVIIMAGNIPLTRFQKNYQTKIMEAKDDRMKSTSEVLRNMKTLKLQAWDSHYLQKIVSLRKTEHNWLWKSLRLTALSAFIFWGSPAFISVITFGGCVLMGIPLTAGRVLSALATFRMLQDPIFNLPDMLNAIAQGKVSADRISSYLQEDELRSDAVQFVPSNETEFHVEIDHGKFRWDTEAQNLTLDQIQLQVKRGMKVAICGTVGSGKSSLLSCILGEMQKLSGVVKISGSKAYVPQSPWILTGNIRENILFGKPFVNSKYDKTIKACALIKDFDLFAAGDLTEIGERGINMSGGQKQRIQIARAVYQDADIYLLDDPFSAVDAHTGTQLFQDCLMGVLKDKTILYVTHQVEFLPAADLILVMQHGKIVQAGTFEELLKQNIGFEVLVGAHSQAIDAVLTVESSSRTFECVVVDNETDTDTNTNQEFLHTKQNSEHSLCVEITEKEGRLVQDEEREKGSIGKEIYMSYLTTVKGGALVPVILLAQTSFQVLQVASNYWMAWACPTGGDKPVAGMKFVLLIYTLLAVVSSLCVLVRASFVTIAGLQTSEKLFSRMLNSIFRAPMAFFDSTPAGRILNRASTDQSVLDLEMANKLGWCAFSIIQLLGTITVMSQVAWEVFVIFIPVTAICIRYQQYYIPTARELARLAGIQRAPILHHFAESLSGAASIRAFNQQERFTDANLCLIDNHSKPWFHNVSAMEWLSFRLNQLSNFVFAFSLVLLVTLPEGIINPSIAGLAVTYGINLNVLQASVIWNICNAENKMISVERILQYSNIASESPLVIEDSKPPAYWPDIGKICFKNLQIRYAEHLPFVLKNITCTFPGKKKIGVVGRTGSGKSTLIQAIFRIVESGEGSIIIDDVDISKIGLQDLRSRLSIIPQDPTMFEGTVRGNFDPLEQYTDNEIWQALDKCQLGCVVRQKPEKLESAVVENGDNWSVGQRQLFCLGRALLKKSSILILDEATASVDSATDGAIQKIISQEFKDRTVVTIAHRIHTVIDSDLVLVLSDGRIAEYDTPAKLLERENSFFSRLIKEYSMRSQSFNTKLQQEL, encoded by the exons ATGGTGTTGGAAGAGATTCTATTCAGCAGTTCAC ATTTCGAATTTAATCGATTTCGGATAGCATGGCCAGAACTAATCTCTCCCTGCTTCTGGGAAGATGCCAGCATAACTTTGCAGCTTGGATTCCTCGCTCTATTGTCATTCCACTTCGTAAAACATGTGGCTTCGATCTGCGCAGGCAGAAAGAAAGTTAATGGCGTCGAAAAATATCCCACAGATTATAGATATGGCTTCTCTTACAAACTTAGCATCATCTGTTCCATTATAATGCTCGGTATTCATTGTGTGATGGTGCTGGTGTTGCAAAGAAGAACGATAACTCAATGCGAATCCACAGTTCCATTTGTGGTCTCCAGGATTATGCAAGTGGTATCGTGGGTGATCACGCTGATTGTGCTGTACAGAATCAGAAACAGAACACACCTCAAGTTTCCGTGGATCTTGAGATTCTGGTGGACGTCTAGCTTCTTGTTATCCCTTGCTCGGGTTGTGGTTGATGTGCATTGCATTACAACGAACAATGATCGCCTTAGAATGCAAGACTATGCTGATATGATCGGTTTTCTTGCTTCTGTCTGCTTGTTAGGTGTATCGATTAGAGGAAAAACAGGCATAGGGTATGGCAGTTTAGCTGATTTCACGGTTCCACTTATCAATGGGGTTAAGGAAAAGCTAGCTGGAGTAGAGAGAGAGAGTCCTTACGGCAGTGCCAGTCTTGTCCAACTAGTCACATTTTCTTGGCTCAATCCATTGTTTGATCTAGGGATTAAGAAGCCAATTGATCAGGATGAAGTCCCAGACGTCGATGTTAAGGATTCTGCGGGTTTTCTATCCAAGGATTTTGATGAATGCCTTGAGTATGTCAAGAAAAACGATAAAACTGCAACCCCATCTATTTACAAGGCAATGTACTTGTTTGCAAGGAAGAAAGCAGCAATTAATGCACTTTTTGCCATCACAAGTGCTGCAACTTCTTATGTAGGGCCATACCTTATAAATGACTTCGTGAGTTTCCTAAATAATAAGAAATTTAGGACTATAGAAAGTGGTTACCTTCTTGCGCTAGGATTCCTCGGAGCAAAGGTGGTCGAGACGATAGCACAAAGGCAGTGGATTTTTGGAGCTCGTCAGTTGGGTCTTCGGCTTAGAGCTGCTTTGATTTCTCACATTTATAAAAAAGGCCTAATCTTGTCAAGCCAATCCCGCCAGAGCCGAACCAGTGGAGAGATCATGAATTATATGAGTGTGGATGTACAAAGAATCACAGACTTCGTATGGTACTTGAATACACTTTGGATGTTACCAATACAAATCTCATTAGCACTTTATATTTTGCATATGAATCTAGGAATGGGAGCTCTAGTTTCTTTAGCTGTAACAGTAATCATAATGGCTGGAAACATACCATTAACAAGATTTCAGAAGAATTACCAGACAAAGATAATGGAAGCCAAGGATGATCGTATGAAATCAACATCAGAAGTTCTTCGGAATATGAAGACACTTAAATTGCAAGCATGGGATAGTCATTATCTTCAGAAGATAGTAAGTTTAAGGAAAACAGAACACAATTGGCTTTGGAAGTCACTAAGGTTGACAGCATTATCGGCATTCATCTTCTGGGGTTCACCGGCCttcatttcagttattacatTTGGTGGATGTGTTTTGATGGGGATTCCGCTCACAGCTGGGAGGGTCTTGTCTGCACTGGCTACCTTTCGAATGCTTCAAGATCCAATATTCAATCTACCGGACATGCTTAATGCGATTGCACAAGGGAAAGTTTCAGCGGATAGAATTTCGTCCTACCTGCAAGAAGATGAGCTTCGGTCAGACGCAGTCCAATTTGTTCCGAGTAATGAGACAGAATTCCACGTAGAGATCGATCATGGAAAATTCAGATGGGACACAGAAGCACAAAATCTAACACTTGATCAGATACAGCTGCAAGTAAAAAGGGGAATGAAAGTGGCGATATGTGGAACTGTTGGATCTGGGAAGTCCAGTCTACTTTCCTGCATACTTGGTGAGATGCAGAAACTGTCGGGAGTGGTGAAGATCAGTGGATCGAAGGCTTACGTTCCTCAGTCTCCATGGATATTGACTGGGAATATAAGAGAAAATATCCTATTTGGAAAGCCATTTGTAAATTCCAAATATGATAAAACAATCAAAGCTTGTGCCCTGATAAAGGATTTTGATCTATTTGCTGCTGGAGACTTGACAGAAATAGGAGAAAGAGGGATAAATATGAGTGGAGGCCAGAAACAAAGAATACAAATTGCTCGGGCGGTATACCAGGATGCTGATATATATCTTCTTGATGACCCTTTCAGCGCAGTTGATGCTCACACAGGCACACAACTCTTTCAG GATTGCTTGATGGGGGTCCTCAAGGACAAAACGATATTGTATGTTACCCACCAAGTTGAATTTCTTCCTGCAGCTGACCTCATTCTG GTGATGCAACATGGAAAAATAGTACAAGCTGGGACTTTTGAGGAACTTTTGAAACAAAATATTGGGTTTGAAGTTCTAGTTGGAGCACATAGCCAAGCTATAGATGCGGTCCTAACAGTTGAAAGCTCGAGTAGAACCTTTGAGTGCGTCGTTGTTGACAATGAAACAGACACAGACACCAATACAAATCAAGAATTCCTTCATACTAAGCAAAACTCTGAGCATAGTCTATGTGTTGAAATAACTGAGAAAGAAGGGAGACTGGTGCAGGATGAAGAAAGAGAGAAAGGAAGCATTGGAAAAGAAATATACATGTCTTACTTGACTACTGTAAAAGGTGGTGCCTTAGTTCCAGTCATTCTTCTTGCGCAAACATCATTCCAAGTGTTACAGGTTGCCAGCAACTATTGGATGGCCTGGGCTTGCCCAACAGGAGGGGATAAGCCAGTGGCTGGAATGAAGTTTGTGTTGCTTATTTATACACTTCTTGCTGTTGTTAGTTCACTTTGTGTCCTAGTCCGAGCCTCTTTTGTCACTATAGCAGGTCTTCAAACATCAGAAAAGCTATTCAGCAGAATGCTGAATAGTATTTTCCGTGCTCCAATGGCATTCTTCGACTCTACACCTGCAGGAAGAATCTTAAACCGG GCTTCCACAGACCAAAGTGTCCTGGATTTAGAGATGGCAAACAAATTAGGTTGGTGTGCTTTCTCGATAATTCAGCTTCTTGGAACTATTACAGTGATGTCACAAGTTGCATGGGAAGTATTCGTCATTTTTATCCCAGTGACAGCTATATGCATTCGATACCAG CAATATTACATACCAACAGCGAGAGAATTGGCTCGTCTAGCAGGGATTCAAAGAGCCCCAATCCTCCACCATTTTGCAGAATCACTTTCTGGAGCAGCATCAATTCGAGCTTTTAACCAACAAGAACGCTTCACTGATGCAAACCTTTGCCTCATTGACAACCATTCAAAGCCATGGTTCCATAATGTATCAGCAATGGAATGGCTTTCTTTCAGATTGAACCAGTTATCCAATTTCGTTTTCGCCTTCTCATTAGTTTTGTTAGTTACTCTCCCAGAAGGAATCATCAACCCAA GCATCGCTGGGCTGGCAGTCACTTATGGAATAAATCTAAATGTTTTGCAAGCTTCAGTCATATGGAACATATGCAACGcagaaaataaaatgatatcGGTTGAACGGATTCTTCAGTACTCAAACATTGCAAGTGAATCCCCCCTCGTGATTGAAGATAGTAAACCACCAGCATACTGGCCAGATATCGGAAAAATCTGTTTCAAAAATCTACAG ATACGCTATGCCGAACATCTACCATTTGtcttgaaaaatattacttgcACATTCCCTGGAAAGAAGAAAATTGGGGTAGTGGGAAGGACAGGGAGCGGTAAATCAACCCTCATACAGGCCATCTTCCGAATTGTAGAATCTGGAGAAGGCAGCATCATCATTGACGATGTTGATATATCAAAGATAGGCCTTCAAGACCTGAGATCAAGGCTCAGCATCATACCACAGGACCCAACCATGTTTGAGGGAACAGTTAGAGGGAATTTTGACCCTCTAGAGCAATATACTGACAATGAGATATGGCAG GCATTGGATAAATGTCAACTAGGATGTGTAGTACGCCAGAAGCCTGAGAAGCTAGAATCTGCTG TGGTTGAAAATGGAGATAACTGGAGCGTTGGCCAGAGGCAGCTCTTCTGTCTTGGAAGAGCTCTACTAAAGAAAAGCAGTATTCTTATTCTAGATGAAGCAACTGCATCGGTTGATTCTGCAACTGATGGGGCGATCCAAAAGATTATAAGTCAAGAATTTAAAGATCGTACTGTTGTCACTATAGCTCATAGGATCCACACCGTTATAGACAGTGATCTGGTCTTGGTTTTGAGTGATG GCAGAATAGCAGAGTATGACACACCAGCCAAGCTATTGGAAAGGGAAAATTCTTTCTTTTCCAGGTTAATTAAAGAGTATTCCATGAGATCACAGAGCTTCAACACCAAGTTGCAGCAAGAACTTTGA
- the LOC140814234 gene encoding AT-hook motif nuclear-localized protein 23-like: MAGLDLGSASHFVSQLQRPEVHLQRSEADESNRNRFSNENTDDSHQAFDLVTSNNNSGDAVERRPRGRPAGSKNKPKPPVIITRESANTLRAHILEVSSGWDVFDVVATYARKRQRGICILSGTGTVTNVSLRQPSAAGGVLNLQGRFEILSLTGSFLPPPAPPGATSLTIYLAGGQGQVVGGNVVGALIASGPITIIAASFTNVAYERLPLEEEEAELQMHTPPSASEPLGGDGGNGCGSGGVGRNQFPDPSSMGLPFFNLPLNMTNGQLPMDGGAWTGNSGGGGRPSY; the protein is encoded by the coding sequence ATGGCTGGTTTGGACTTAGGTTCAGCTTCTCACTTTGTTTCTCAGCTCCAGAGACCTGAGGTCCATCTTCAAAGATCTGAGGCTGATGAATCGAATCGGAACCGGTTTTCGAATGAAAATACTGATGATTCCCATCAGGCTTTCGATTTAGTCACCTCAAATAATAACTCCGGTGATGCGGTGGAGCGTAGGCCCAGAGGCCGTCCGGCGGGATCCAAGAACAAACCTAAACCACCGGTGATCATTACCCGGGAAAGTGCAAACACGCTACGGGCACACATACTCGAGGTCAGTAGCGGCTGGGACGTGTTCGATGTCGTGGCCACCTATGCGCGGAAGCGGCAGCGAGGGATCTGTATATTGAGCGGGACGGGTACGGTCACCAACGTCAGCTTGAGGCAGCCCTCCGCGGCAGGCGGCGTCTTAAATCTACAAGGCCGATTTGAGATTTTGTCATTGACCGGGTCTTTCCTTCCGCCGCCTGCGCCGCCGGGAGCTACCAGCTTGACTATATATTTGGCTGGCGGGCAAGGACAAGTGGTGGGAGGCAATGTTGTCGGCGCTTTGATCGCCTCAGGGCCCATTACCATCATTGCGGCATCATTTACTAACGTGGCCTATGAAAGGCTCCCATTAGAGGAAGAAGAAGCAGAACTCCAGATGCATACGCCGCCATCAGCGTCCGAGCCTCTGGGCGGCGACGGAGGGAATGGTTGTGGAAGTGGAGGAGTGGGAAGGAATCAGTTTCCTGATCCATCGTCAATGGGGCTTCCTTTCTTCAATCTGCCACTCAACATGACTAATGGGCAGCTCCCAATGGACGGCGGTGCATGGACCGGAAACTCCGGTGGCGGTGGACGGCCATCGTACTAG